A stretch of the Salminus brasiliensis chromosome 23, fSalBra1.hap2, whole genome shotgun sequence genome encodes the following:
- the p2ry12 gene encoding P2Y purinoceptor 12, translated as MELTTALSAFPVHFTNQTNGTNGSCSRDNVLKTTVFPILYSLLFLLGLSLNILAVWVFFSIPSRSHFIIYLKNIVVADVLMTLTFPFKILSDSNLASVGIRVFVCRVSSVLFYLTMYISILFFGLISADRCRKTLWPFVGTSHKRLTRRKLLSGAIWATLLVLSLPNVILTSKPPASKDFKCSDLKTPLGLMWHEVVNHICQVIFWGNLIVVIVCYALITKELYSSFTRTRSGPAQGYAAGTSTSQRKKKVRVNVFLVLAVFFICFVPFHFARVPYTMSQTRGRLFNCQQQLIFFQVKESTLWLSSLNSLLDPLIYFFLCKSFRDSLFNILQLSPGRCRALQESMDTTAGSSPMGNTA; from the coding sequence ATGGAGCTCACAACAGCCCTGTCAGCATTCCCGGTCCACTTCACCAACCAGACCAATGGAACCAACGGATCATGTTCCCGTGACAATGTGCTGAAGACAACTGTCTTCCCTATCCTGTATTCCCTCCTCTTCCTGCTAGGACTGTCTCTCAACATCCTGGCAGTGTGGGTGTTCTTCAGCATTCCCAGTCGCTCCCACTTCATTATCTACCTGAAGAACATCGTGGTGGCAGATGTCCTCATGACCCTCACCTTCCCCTTTAAGATCCTGTCGGACTCCAACCTGGCCTCCGTCGGCATCCGCGTCTTCGTCTGCCGGGTGTCTTCTGTGCTCTTCTACCTCACCATGTACATCAGCATCCTCTTCTTCGGCCTGATCAGCGCCGACCGCTGCAGGAAGACCCTCTGGCCCTTCGTGGGCACCAGCCATAAACGGCTGACCCGCAGGAAGCTCCTCTCAGGTGCCATCTGGGCAACCCTGCTGGTGCTTTCGCTGCCCAACGTGATCCTGACCAGCAAGCCTCCAGCCTCCAAAGACTTCAAATGCAGTGACCTGAAGACTCCGCTGGGGCTGATGTGGCACGAAGTGGTCAACCATATCTGCCAGGTCATCTTCTGGGGCAACCTGATCGTAGTCATAGTGTGTTACGCTCTTATTACCAAAGAGCTTTACAGCTCTTTCACACGAACCCGAAGTGGACCAGCGCAGGGGTATGCGGCCGGAACGAGCACCTCCCAGAGAAAGAAGAAGGTACGAGTGAACGTCTTCCTCGTCCTGGCGGTGTTCTTCATATGCTTCGTGCCCTTCCACTTCGCTCGGGTGCCCTACACCATGAGCCAGACAAGGGGGCGTCTTTTCAACTGCCAGCAGCAGTTGATCTTCTTCCAAGTGAAGGAAAGCACACTGTGGCTGTCCTCCCTTAACTCGCTGCTGGATCCGCTGATCTACTTCTTCCTCTGCAAGTCGTTCAGGGATTCCCTGTTCAACATCCTGCAGCTCTCACCTGGCAGATGCAGGGCACTGCAGGAAAGCATGGACACCACCGCTGGCAGCAGCCCAATGGGAAACACTGCCTGA